The Novipirellula galeiformis nucleotide sequence TTTGATCCGTAAAAGTGACCAGGAAGTGATGCACCGGCAACAGTCGTTCCGACTGCTTGGCGAGCCAACTCTGCGTCTTGTGCTTCTGGCAGTTGGGGCAGTGACGATTGCCACACGAGCGACCGATGAGGTGCTTCGCTTGACACTTCTCGCATTCGATCAGGACACGGCCCAACTCGCCAGTGCGGCAGCGGGTGATGGCATCCAGGACGATCCGCATGGGAAGCGGCACTCGGTTGCCAAAAGCTTGCAGCAGTGCCGGTGCGTGCTGTCGGAGGCAGCTCGCAACGGTGGGCATCGCTTAACGTCTGCGAAAGATCTGTTCGATCGTTTCTCTGGCGTTAGCCTCGGCGGTGTCGGTCAGATGCAGGTAGATCATCGTAGTCTGCAGGCTGCTATGACCGAGATACTGCTGAATGACCTTTAAGGAGACGCCTGCTTCGAGCAGATGCGTGGCATAAGAATGTCTTAGCGTGTGGATACTGACACGCTTGGTAAACTTCAGCTCCACCGCGATCTTGCCCATCGCCTTTTGCAAAGTCGAAGTCTGGATCGGGGTGTCGGCCGTAGACGATTGTTTGTGATTACGCCCCTCGGCGGGGAAGAGGAACCGTGGATGCTGATGAGTCACCCAGTGTTGCCGGAGCCAGTGAAGTGTGGAAGTCGGCAGTGGAACGTAGCGATCTTTGGCGCCTTTGCCTCGATGAATGTGAACCATCATCCGCTGGGAATCAATGTCACCGACTTGCAGGTTGCGAGCTTCCTCGAGCCGCAAGCCCATCGAGTAGGTCGTCCAAAAGAAGGCTGCAATCCGCTCGACTCGGCAGGCGTCGATGATGCGGTGCACCTGTTCGATGGTGAGTACTTCGGGCATCGTTTTGGACCGCTGCAGCTTCATCGTGGCGAGCGTCTGCCAATTCCGCTTGCAGGTTCGCGAGTAGAAGAACTTGATGCCAGAGAATGCTACTCGGATCGATCCGTAAGCGAATTGTTTTTCGTTCTTGAGGTACAGAAAATATCGCCGCAGTTCGGCTTCGGTGATTCGGTTGGGACGTTTTTCACAGTAGTCGGCGAGTTGCCGAACGGCTCGGAGATAGCCGTGCACGGTGCGTTTGCTCATGCCTGCGAGCTGCAGGTCGTCGTTCATGTTCTGATAGAGCTTGCCGTCGAAGTAGGGAGAAGCGGCAGGGAGGTTGTCGTAGTTGACCATGGTGGAACCTTGTTGAGAGGGTAAAGAAAACAACAAGGAAACATGCCTGCGCCGTGAGCACCTGCTAAACTAACGATCGAAAAACCCAACCACCCCGCCGCGATAGCGGCTTACTTGAACAATCCCGTGAACCGGAGTCGCGGAGTCGTCGTTTTTGACAATGGATAATCAATCGCCGCGACTCGGTTATCGCGGACGTTCTGGCAATGAAGAAATCGTACTCGTACTCAGGCGCAGCCGGTACTCGTACTCGTACTCGAAATGGGGCACCGATGACCGAACCAATCTTCGACCACGATCGACTCGACGTTTACCGACTGTCGATCGATTACGTCGCTTCATCGTTCGCCATCGCGAAGGAGTTAAACGGACTTCATCGTCATGCCCGCGACCAATGGCTTCGCGCCGCACAATCGATTC carries:
- a CDS encoding transposase zinc-binding domain-containing protein yields the protein MPTVASCLRQHAPALLQAFGNRVPLPMRIVLDAITRCRTGELGRVLIECEKCQAKHLIGRSCGNRHCPNCQKHKTQSWLAKQSERLLPVHHFLVTFTDQ
- a CDS encoding site-specific integrase gives rise to the protein MVNYDNLPAASPYFDGKLYQNMNDDLQLAGMSKRTVHGYLRAVRQLADYCEKRPNRITEAELRRYFLYLKNEKQFAYGSIRVAFSGIKFFYSRTCKRNWQTLATMKLQRSKTMPEVLTIEQVHRIIDACRVERIAAFFWTTYSMGLRLEEARNLQVGDIDSQRMMVHIHRGKGAKDRYVPLPTSTLHWLRQHWVTHQHPRFLFPAEGRNHKQSSTADTPIQTSTLQKAMGKIAVELKFTKRVSIHTLRHSYATHLLEAGVSLKVIQQYLGHSSLQTTMIYLHLTDTAEANARETIEQIFRRR